TCCCGGCCCGCGTGGTGCCGGTGCGACGGATACCGCTCTCGGGCACCGGCAAGATCGACCGTGCGGTGCTCGTGGCCGAATCCGGCGCGACGCCGGGGCGCGCGCCGAGCACGCCCATGGAGGTCGGCATGGCGCGGATCTGGGCCGAGGTGCTCGAAGTGGACGAGAACGAGCTGACCGCCGACGACGACTTCTTCGCGCTGGGCGGCAACTCGCTGCTGGCGGCCCGCGTCTTCGCCCGGCTTCGGACGACCTTCGCCGTCGACCTGGCGGCGAGCCGGTTCCTGACGGCGCGTCTGCTGGCCGACCCGTCGCTGGAGGGCTGTGCCGCAGCGGTGCAGGAGGCGCGGACCGGTGCGGCCGACGGCGGAGGCGGGTCGTCGCGGCTCGATCTCTGGCAGGAGGCGAGGGCGGCGGCGGTGCCGCTGAGAGGGCTCGGTCCGCGTCGGCCGCAGCGGCCCGCTGATGGGGTGTTCCTGACCGGTGCGACCGGTTTTCTCGGCAGCTACCTGCTGCGCCGGCTCGTCGAGCGGACGGACGATCGAGTGGTGTGCCTGGTGCGGGCGGAAGACGACGCGCACGGTCGGCGGCGGCTGGAGGCGGCGCAGGCCGCCTACGGTCTCGGGCAGCTGCCGGCGGACCGCGTCGTGGTCATGACCGGCGATCTCGGCACGCCGGGGTTGGGCCTGTCCGACGGGGATCTCGATCAGATCGCCCGGCAGACCCGCTTCGTGCTGCACGCCGGGTCGTACGTGAACTTCACCTACCCCTACGAGCGGCTGGCGGCAGTGACCGTGCAGGGAACGCGGGAGATCGTACGGCTCGCGGGGCGGCACGGAGCGGTACCGGTGCACTTCGTCTCGACGCTGGCGGTGCTGTCCGGTTTCGGGGCGGCGGGGGTACGCGACGTCGCAGAGGACACGCCGCTGCAGCATCCGGAACAGCTCATGATGGGATACCCGGAGAGCAAGTTCGTCGCCGAGCAGGTCCTGGCTCAGGCGGCCGCGGACGGGCTGCCGGTCGGTGTTCACCGGCCGTACGAGGTGTCGGGCGACCTGGTCGGCGGAGCATGGAACCTGGAGAACGCGACGTGCGCACTCTTCCGGCTCATCGTCGACCTCGGGCTCGCACCGGATGCGGACGTCACCCTCGACCTCGTGCCGGTGGACGTGCTCGCGGCGCAGATCGTCCACATCGCGCTGCACCGCACCGCCGACACCCGTACCTACCATCTGGCGAACCCGCGGCCCGCGATGCTGGGGGACATGGTGGAGGTGCTTCGCGCACAGGGATATCCGGTGCGGTTCCTGCCCCTTGCCGACTGGGTGGCGCGGGCCATCGCGTACGTGTGCGACCATCCTGAGCACCCGTTCACGCCGTTCGTCCCGCTCTGGGTGGACCGCACCCCTAGCGGACTGCTGGTCAAGGAGCTGTACTTCCGCTCGGTGTTCCCGCGCTTCGGGCGGGAGAACGCCGAGCGGGCCCTGAGCGGGTCCGGCATCCGGATGCCCCCGGTCGACACGGCGCTGCTGGAGCACTACGTGCGATTCTTCCAGCGGTCCCGGTTCTTCCCGCCGGCCGCGGTGGGCGCACGATGACGCTGCCGCGGATCGCCGTGCTGCTCGATTTCGGCGCGGCCACCCCGCTGAGCGTGCTGGCCGCCGCGCGCGGCCTGGCCACCGTGATCTTCTTGTGCGACCACGAGTCGTCCTACGTCCGCGGTGTGGCGGCGGAGGTCGGTGCGCTGGCAACCGCCTGCGACATCACGGGTCTGAGCGACGACGAAATCCTCGCGCTGGCCGACTGCGCCGAACTCGACGGCATCATCACCTTCAGCGAACGGCAGATCATGCGGACCGCACGGCTGGCCGCGCGACGCGGCCTGGCCTTTCACGACCCGGACACTGCGCGGGCGGTGACCGACAAACTCGTCCAGCGGCGCCGGCTTGCCGAGGCCGGGGTCCAGAACACCCGGTGCCGGCTCGTACGCGAGCCGGCCGGCCTCGGCGCCGCGCTGGACGAGGTCGGGCTGCCGGCGATCCTCAAACCGCGGTGCGGGGCGGGCAGCGCGCGTACCTGCCGGGTCGACACCCGGGGCGAGGCCGTCGCCCGTCTGCGGGAGTTCGGTGACGGCGAGTTCATCGTCGAACAGGTGCTGGCCGGTGAGCCGACGATCGCCGGGGCCGACTGGGCCGACTACGTATCGGTCGAGTCGGTGACATCGCACGGGCGGATCGAGCACATTGAGATCACCGGAAAGTTCCCGCTGGCGGAGCCGCTGCGCGAGACCGGATATGTCGTCCCGAGCACCCTCGGCGAGGCCGCGCGGGAGGCGGTGCGCGACGTGACGACTCGCGCTCTGCGGGCACTCGGGGTCACTCACGGGGCGACCCACACCGAGGTCAAGCTGGGGGCCGACGAACCGACGATCATCGAGGTCAACGGCCGGGTCGGTGGCTACGTGGCCGACCTCATCCGCACGGCACGCGGGTTCGACCTCATCCGGGCCGCGCTGCTCGCGGCGCTGGGCCGCGGCGGCGGCGCGCCGGAGGGTGGTTACCGGCGGCACGCCTTCCAGCTCTTCCTGACCCCGCCGATGGCCGCAGTCAGTTTGCGCGGCTTGGACGGCACGGAGGAGCTGCTCGCGCGCCGGGGCATTCACGCGGTCGAGGTCTTCAAACGGCCCGGCGACCGGATCGACTGGCGGGACGGCACGCTGGCTTACGTGGGGATCGTGCACGGTGCCGGTGCCGACCATCATGACGTGCGGAGACTTGCTGAGCTGTCGCTGCGGACGCTGAATATCACGTACGAACTCGCGAAATCGCCATAAGCGGCAAGTTGCCCTATAGGCTGATATTCTGGTCCTAGCTATGTCGCCGGCCGAGGCGCATCCGGGGGAACGGCTATGGCAGTCACGCCGACGGTGAGCAGGCCCGCTGGAGACCCGCCGACAGATCCCGTCCAGACGGTCGACGCGCGCTCCGACACCTCCGCGATCACTGCCGGGCGGTCTCCGACATCGACTCGGACGGTGGTGGCCACCGCGGCCGGTGCGCTGGCCATAGCCCTCGGTGCCGCGCTCCTCGCCGGCTGGGACGTCCTGCTCTCGGCCCCGGGGATGCTGTCCCGGACCCAGCCCGGCATCGCCGCGACCTTGATCGCTCTCGGTCTCGGCCTGCCCCTGCTGGCGACCGCCACCACATCCCCCGGCAGGGTGGCCTTGACCCGCGTCGTCACGCTGGCCGGCCTGCTGACCGCGGCCCTGGCGCTGACCCTGGCCGTCGGCGGCGGGCACGGCAGCCGCTCCGGGCAGATCGTGATCGCGGCCAGCCTGCTGTTGACCGCCGCCGCTCAGGCAGCCGTGGCCGTTCTCGATGGCCAGGCGCCGACCGTCGCACACAGCCTCCTGGGCGCCGCCGCGTGTCTGTGTCTCGTCACCTGCTTCGGGTACCTCTTCGCGGCGGCGGACGGACGCTACGGCGAAGACCCGGTCGGCGCGTTCGGCGCCGCTGCCCTGCCCGAGGCGGCCGGACTGGGCCTCGTGGTGCTCGGCACCCTCGTGGCCCGTCCCCGCGAGGGAATGCTGGGCCGGCTCAGCGTCAGCGGCCCCGAATCCCGTCGCCTCGTCCGCGCGCTGGCCGTGGTGCTGGCCGGCACGCTGACCGTCACCGGGGCGGCGATCTGGCTCGGGCTCGACAGGTTCGCCCCTCTACTGACCGGCCTGGGCGTCGCCTCCCTGATCGGTTTCGGGCTCTACGCCGCCTGGGCGGTGGCCCGGATGGAGCGGGCCCGCGCCGACGCTCGGCAGGAGGCTGCGGCCAGCCACAGCCAGCTGCTGAAGCTGATCGACAACACCAAGTCGAACATCTACATGAAGCGCATCGACAACGGGCAGTACATCCTCGTCAATCGAGAGTGGGAACGACTGTTCGGGGTGCGCCGGGAGGAGGTCATCAACCTCACCGACCACGGCGTCTTCGCGCCGGAGTTGGCCGACCGGCTGCGAACGAACGACCTCGACGTCGCCCGTGCCGGTACCACCGTGCAGTACGAGGAGACGGCGGACAGCGCAGACGGTCTCCGCACCTACATCTCGGTCAAGTTCCCGGTGCTGGACAGCAACGGCGAGCCGTACGCGGTCTGCGGCATCTCCACCGACATCACCGATCGCAAACAGGCCGAGGAGCAAGTCCGACGGCTCAACACCGAACTCGAGAAACGCGTCCGCGAACGCACCGCCGAGCTGGAGGCGTCCACCCGCGAGCTGGACGCGTTCGCGTACTCCATCTCGCACGACCTGCGCGCGCCGCTGCGATCACTGCACGGGTTCAGCGAGGCGCTGCTGGAAGACTACGGCGACGTCCTCGACGACACCGGTAAGGACTACCTGAGCCGGTTGCAGCGCAACGTACGGCGCATGGGCCGGATGATCGACGATCTGTTGAACCTCTCTCGCGCCACCCGCGTCGAGCTTGCCCGGGAGGTCTTCGATCTGACGGCGATGGCGAAGGACATCGGCGCTGACCTGAGCGAAGCCGATCCCGGCCGGTCGGTGCGGCTGAGCGTCGCAGACGACCTCACGCTCTACGGGGACCCGCACCTGGTGCGCCTGGCCCTGCAGAACCTGCTCGCCAACGCCTGGAAGTTCACCGGGCGGTGCGCTGATCCGGCGATCGAAGTCGGCCGCTGCCAACGCGGCGGGGAGGATCTCATCTTCGTGCGCGACAACGGCGCGGGCTTCGACATGCAATACGCCGACAAGCTCTTCAACGCCTTCCAGCGGCTGCACTCCACCGCTGACTTCGAGGGCACCGGGATCGGTCTTGCCATTGTCGCCCGCGTCGTACGTCGGCACGGCGGGCTCATCTTCGCTGAGGCCGAGCCCGGCCGCGGCGCGACCTTCTACTTCAACCTGATGAGCGAGAGGGAGGCGTGATGACGAGCAGCCAAGGCCGGATTCTCCTCGTGGACGACAGTGCCGACGATGTAGCGCTGACCCTGCGTGCGCTGCGCAAGAACCACATCACCAACGCCGTGGAAATCGCCTCCGACGGTGAAGAGGCGCTGAAATGCCTCTTCCCGGAGGACAGGCAGCAGCCGCTGCCGGCGCTGGTCCTGCTCGATCTCAACATGCCCAAGATCGGCGGTCTGGAGGTGCTGCGAAGGATCCGCGGGGACCAGCGCACCCGCTACCTGCCGGTCGTCGTGCTGACCACATCCTCCGAGGACCAGGACATCGTGCGGACCTACGATCTGGGCGGGAACAGCTTCGTGCGTAAGCCGGTCGCTTTCGACGAGTTTCTCGACGCCATCCGGCTGCTCGGCTGTTATTGGCTGCTGGTGAACCAGGTAGCGCAGCACCGGGCCGCGGCGGGTTGAGCCATGGCCACCACCCGGGTGCTCCTGATCGAGGACAGCGAGGACGACGCCTTGCTTGTCATCAACCGGCTACGCCGCTCCGGGCTCGACATCGAGTACGAGCGGGTCGAAACCGCCGAGGACGTGACCCGAGCCTTACGGTCCTCGCCACCGGAGATCATCATTTCGGACAACAGCATGCCGTCCTTCGACGCCCGAGCCGCCCTGGTGCTGCTGCACGCCTCCGGCCTGGACATACCGTTCATCGTCGTCTCCGGCCAGATCGGCGAGGAGCCGGCCGCGTCGCTGATGCGCGCGGGAGCGCACGACTTCGTGCTCAAGGACAACCTCACCCGGCTCGCGCCGGCGGTGCAACGGGAGCTTGCCGAGGCTCAGGAGCGCCGTGAGCGGCGTCGGGCAGAGGCGGCGCTGCGCAGCAGCGAGGACCGCTTCCGGCTGGTCGCCGAGCATCTGATGGACGTCGTGTTCCGTTACCGGCTGGGTGCCACACCGCGGTTGGAGTACATCAGCCCCGCCGCAGCCGCCCTCACCGGTCACTCGCCGGAGCAGTTGCAGAACGACGAGGAGCTACTCTTCGCCGCGGTCGACCCCGCCGACCGAGACGCGCTGCGCCGGTCCTGGCAGTCGCCGCCGGATGCGCCACTCACCGTGCGCTGGCGGCTGCCGGACGGCAGCCTCGGCTGGATCGAACAACGCCTGGTGCTCGTCGTGGACGACGGCGCCACCATCGGCGAGGGGGTGCTGCGCAACATCACCGAGCAGGTGCTGGCCGCCCGCCGCCGAGAGGAACTGGAGCATCAACTGCACCAGGCCGAACGCCTCGATTCGCTCGGCCAACTGGCCGGCGGCATCGCGCACGACTTCAACAACCTCCTGGGAGTGATCAGCGGGTACGTCCGGTTCGTCCTCGAGGATCTCGGCGAGGACCACCCGAGCCGGCACGACATGGAGAGCATCGATCAC
This genomic window from Catenuloplanes niger contains:
- a CDS encoding amino acid adenylation domain-containing protein, translated to MAELFQRQAARTPVATAVVHGDRRITYAELDRASDLLAAHLVTNGVRPGEPVGILGDRCLEAPVAMLGIVKAGGVYVPLDPRDPAGRLGVLTSELSLSRVVILPGEGPAPAGLDASPVMITADGHDPEPVTVARRGGDAVYALFTSGTTGVPKAVAVPHRAVVRLALGQGLTRISATDRVSGTGRLTFDASVFEIWGALLNGAALVIVDDETVLDPERLAALLTAERVTVSWLTAGVFHQCARLRPAMFGRLRCLIAGGDVLRPDLVRQVLAAGPPGALLNGYGPTENTVFSTTYHVREVPPGTATIPIGQPISNSSCLVVTDSGVPAGVGEEGELWVGGDGLAVGYPNDPALTAERFVPGPSGRPADGRMFRTGDRVRWLPSGDLEFLGRRDRMVKLRGLRIELDEIEAVLARAPGVAEAAVTLTTDDPEHRAIVAYYVPVQGAGAADGADLRAYLARLLPGFMVPARVVPVRRIPLSGTGKIDRAVLVAESGATPGRAPSTPMEVGMARIWAEVLEVDENELTADDDFFALGGNSLLAARVFARLRTTFAVDLAASRFLTARLLADPSLEGCAAAVQEARTGAADGGGGSSRLDLWQEARAAAVPLRGLGPRRPQRPADGVFLTGATGFLGSYLLRRLVERTDDRVVCLVRAEDDAHGRRRLEAAQAAYGLGQLPADRVVVMTGDLGTPGLGLSDGDLDQIARQTRFVLHAGSYVNFTYPYERLAAVTVQGTREIVRLAGRHGAVPVHFVSTLAVLSGFGAAGVRDVAEDTPLQHPEQLMMGYPESKFVAEQVLAQAAADGLPVGVHRPYEVSGDLVGGAWNLENATCALFRLIVDLGLAPDADVTLDLVPVDVLAAQIVHIALHRTADTRTYHLANPRPAMLGDMVEVLRAQGYPVRFLPLADWVARAIAYVCDHPEHPFTPFVPLWVDRTPSGLLVKELYFRSVFPRFGRENAERALSGSGIRMPPVDTALLEHYVRFFQRSRFFPPAAVGAR
- a CDS encoding ATP-grasp domain-containing protein; amino-acid sequence: MLAAARGLATVIFLCDHESSYVRGVAAEVGALATACDITGLSDDEILALADCAELDGIITFSERQIMRTARLAARRGLAFHDPDTARAVTDKLVQRRRLAEAGVQNTRCRLVREPAGLGAALDEVGLPAILKPRCGAGSARTCRVDTRGEAVARLREFGDGEFIVEQVLAGEPTIAGADWADYVSVESVTSHGRIEHIEITGKFPLAEPLRETGYVVPSTLGEAAREAVRDVTTRALRALGVTHGATHTEVKLGADEPTIIEVNGRVGGYVADLIRTARGFDLIRAALLAALGRGGGAPEGGYRRHAFQLFLTPPMAAVSLRGLDGTEELLARRGIHAVEVFKRPGDRIDWRDGTLAYVGIVHGAGADHHDVRRLAELSLRTLNITYELAKSP
- a CDS encoding sensor histidine kinase, encoding MVATAAGALAIALGAALLAGWDVLLSAPGMLSRTQPGIAATLIALGLGLPLLATATTSPGRVALTRVVTLAGLLTAALALTLAVGGGHGSRSGQIVIAASLLLTAAAQAAVAVLDGQAPTVAHSLLGAAACLCLVTCFGYLFAAADGRYGEDPVGAFGAAALPEAAGLGLVVLGTLVARPREGMLGRLSVSGPESRRLVRALAVVLAGTLTVTGAAIWLGLDRFAPLLTGLGVASLIGFGLYAAWAVARMERARADARQEAAASHSQLLKLIDNTKSNIYMKRIDNGQYILVNREWERLFGVRREEVINLTDHGVFAPELADRLRTNDLDVARAGTTVQYEETADSADGLRTYISVKFPVLDSNGEPYAVCGISTDITDRKQAEEQVRRLNTELEKRVRERTAELEASTRELDAFAYSISHDLRAPLRSLHGFSEALLEDYGDVLDDTGKDYLSRLQRNVRRMGRMIDDLLNLSRATRVELAREVFDLTAMAKDIGADLSEADPGRSVRLSVADDLTLYGDPHLVRLALQNLLANAWKFTGRCADPAIEVGRCQRGGEDLIFVRDNGAGFDMQYADKLFNAFQRLHSTADFEGTGIGLAIVARVVRRHGGLIFAEAEPGRGATFYFNLMSEREA
- a CDS encoding response regulator; the encoded protein is MTSSQGRILLVDDSADDVALTLRALRKNHITNAVEIASDGEEALKCLFPEDRQQPLPALVLLDLNMPKIGGLEVLRRIRGDQRTRYLPVVVLTTSSEDQDIVRTYDLGGNSFVRKPVAFDEFLDAIRLLGCYWLLVNQVAQHRAAAG
- a CDS encoding hybrid sensor histidine kinase/response regulator; its protein translation is MATTRVLLIEDSEDDALLVINRLRRSGLDIEYERVETAEDVTRALRSSPPEIIISDNSMPSFDARAALVLLHASGLDIPFIVVSGQIGEEPAASLMRAGAHDFVLKDNLTRLAPAVQRELAEAQERRERRRAEAALRSSEDRFRLVAEHLMDVVFRYRLGATPRLEYISPAAAALTGHSPEQLQNDEELLFAAVDPADRDALRRSWQSPPDAPLTVRWRLPDGSLGWIEQRLVLVVDDGATIGEGVLRNITEQVLAARRREELEHQLHQAERLDSLGQLAGGIAHDFNNLLGVISGYVRFVLEDLGEDHPSRHDMESIDHAARRAAALTRQLLIFSRLQPSQPETVDLNAVVAEIERLLRRTIGEDIDFRIAVQPDLPRVFIDCSRLEQIIMNLVVNARAAMPDGGRLILATGTDDDGHVCLTVSDTGCGMTEEVKRRAFEPFFTTRGRGQGSGLGLSTVYGAVTEAAGTLALTSQVGVGTSITVCLPASGHSDAEQPSEDKDGPGARGDGERVLIVEDDDGIRRIACRILSGAGYSVLDAATRSEALELVRDTGQAFDLILSDVIMPGMTVTEFIDAVQESRPSLPVLLMSGYTADHTANSQPLPGHIPLIAKPFKAAALLRRVKSVIEARRVDIPVHR